A genomic window from Candidatus Cybelea sp. includes:
- the rsfS gene encoding ribosome silencing factor: protein MSELIDLVRESALDKKGESFTTLDVGARTILADTFAIVTGRSKIQTRAIADAVVESARKHGYGVSRVEGYTDGSWILIDLGNVIVHVFTPEQRDFYNLERLWSNVAERRAQSS, encoded by the coding sequence ATCAGCGAGTTAATCGACCTCGTACGCGAGAGCGCGCTCGATAAGAAAGGCGAGTCCTTTACGACGCTGGACGTTGGCGCCCGCACGATTTTGGCCGACACGTTCGCGATCGTGACCGGCCGCTCGAAGATTCAGACTCGCGCGATCGCCGATGCCGTCGTCGAATCCGCGCGCAAACACGGTTATGGAGTCTCGCGCGTCGAAGGCTACACGGATGGTTCATGGATCCTCATCGACCTCGGAAACGTAATCGTGCACGTCTTCACGCCCGAACAACGGGATTTCTATAATTTGGAGCGGCTCTGGTCGAATGTTGCCGAGCGGCGCGCGCAAAGCTCGTGA
- the tsaB gene encoding tRNA (adenosine(37)-N6)-threonylcarbamoyltransferase complex dimerization subunit type 1 TsaB: MNVLALDGALRLFSAAVARDDRIAGCAQQSGNIALERGLEIVRQALDEAGLERGGIDRLAVGAGPGSFTGLRIAIAYAKSLAAAWRLPLVPISSFDLIEFGRSFERVLTVVVGRPGVISARYRSGGKTRRASGRTADVLEELLAEGHEGRLDVVGAPKDVLHALAERALDVRPFDPAVTPAAAAAALAAGSRTPPASLHEVRADYGELPAAKIPKL; encoded by the coding sequence ATGAACGTTCTTGCACTCGACGGAGCGCTGCGGCTCTTCTCCGCGGCCGTCGCGCGCGACGATCGGATCGCCGGCTGCGCGCAACAATCCGGAAACATCGCGCTCGAACGCGGACTCGAGATCGTGCGCCAAGCCCTCGACGAAGCTGGCCTCGAGCGAGGGGGCATCGATCGTCTCGCGGTCGGAGCCGGTCCCGGAAGCTTTACCGGGCTGCGCATCGCCATTGCCTATGCCAAATCGCTCGCCGCCGCTTGGCGGCTGCCGCTGGTCCCCATCTCTTCGTTCGACCTGATCGAGTTCGGGCGATCGTTCGAACGCGTGCTTACGGTCGTGGTTGGGCGCCCCGGCGTCATCTCGGCGCGTTACCGGTCTGGGGGGAAGACGCGCCGCGCCTCCGGCCGAACCGCCGACGTGCTCGAGGAATTGCTCGCCGAGGGGCACGAGGGGCGGCTGGATGTTGTGGGCGCTCCGAAGGACGTCCTCCACGCGCTCGCCGAACGCGCCCTAGACGTGCGTCCCTTCGACCCGGCCGTAACGCCCGCAGCCGCAGCCGCCGCGCTCGCAGCAGGGTCTCGCACGCCTCCGGCAAGCCTGCATGAAGTGCGCGCCGACTACGGCGAGTTGCCCGCCGCAAAGATTCCGAAACTTTGA
- the selA gene encoding L-seryl-tRNA(Sec) selenium transferase, translated as MHRILDDPRLRAIEAEVGRERIKRAAQDVLGRVRLSETVEFEAIVAAVVEAARELRLGSLRPVVNATGILIHTNLGRAPLGRDVLDSAAEAGGYCNLEFDLAAGERGSRYAALDALLAEVTGAGGLVVNNCAAAVLLVLDTFARGREVVVARGELVEIGGGFRLPEVLERSGARLVEVGTTNRVYLADYERALSPRTGLILRTHPSNYRIEGFVAAPDAAALAQLGKRVGVPVVEDLGSGALVDLAEYGVPHERTVGEALADGLDLVTFSGDKLLGGPQAGIIGGRPQLLARLQNNPLLRALRLDKLSLGALAATLGCYRNATARERIPIYRMLSATLAELRARAHAYAAAVSCAEIVETRGYIGGGALPQASIASLGVAIQTSDPGALCARLRCGEPAIVARIERDRVVLDLRTIAPSQDDRVVARLAQELPSFSDKR; from the coding sequence ATGCATCGCATCTTGGACGACCCGCGTCTTCGCGCGATCGAAGCGGAGGTCGGCCGGGAACGAATCAAACGCGCGGCCCAGGACGTCTTGGGCCGCGTTCGTCTTTCCGAGACGGTCGAGTTTGAAGCGATCGTCGCTGCGGTCGTTGAGGCGGCGCGAGAGTTGCGGCTGGGAAGCCTGCGGCCCGTCGTCAACGCTACCGGGATCCTCATCCATACGAATCTGGGGCGTGCGCCGCTCGGGCGCGACGTGCTGGACTCCGCCGCCGAGGCCGGCGGCTATTGCAATCTCGAGTTCGACCTTGCGGCCGGCGAGCGCGGCTCGCGCTACGCCGCGCTCGACGCGCTTCTCGCGGAGGTAACCGGCGCCGGCGGACTCGTCGTCAATAATTGCGCGGCGGCGGTTTTGCTCGTACTCGATACCTTTGCGCGCGGTCGCGAAGTGGTCGTCGCCCGCGGCGAACTCGTCGAAATCGGCGGCGGCTTTCGGCTTCCCGAGGTGCTCGAGCGCAGCGGCGCGAGGCTCGTCGAGGTCGGCACGACCAATCGCGTCTACCTCGCCGACTACGAGCGCGCGCTCTCTCCGCGGACGGGGCTGATCCTGCGAACCCACCCCTCGAACTACCGTATCGAAGGCTTCGTAGCCGCCCCCGATGCGGCGGCGCTCGCGCAGCTCGGCAAGCGCGTTGGCGTGCCGGTCGTCGAAGATCTCGGCAGCGGGGCGCTGGTCGACCTTGCCGAGTACGGCGTGCCGCACGAACGAACGGTAGGTGAAGCGCTCGCCGACGGCCTCGACCTGGTGACGTTTTCCGGCGATAAGCTCCTAGGCGGCCCGCAGGCCGGCATCATCGGCGGGCGGCCGCAACTGCTCGCGCGTCTGCAGAACAATCCGCTGTTGCGGGCGCTGCGCCTCGATAAATTGTCGCTCGGCGCGCTCGCCGCGACGCTGGGGTGCTACCGGAACGCAACGGCGCGCGAGCGGATCCCGATCTACCGGATGCTTTCGGCGACGCTCGCGGAGCTGCGTGCGAGGGCGCACGCTTACGCCGCCGCCGTTTCTTGCGCAGAAATCGTCGAAACGCGCGGCTATATCGGAGGGGGTGCCCTCCCGCAGGCGAGCATCGCCTCACTCGGAGTGGCGATCCAAACTTCCGACCCGGGGGCCCTCTGCGCGCGCCTGCGCTGCGGCGAGCCGGCGATCGTGGCGCGCATCGAGCGCGATCGCGTGGTGCTCGACCTGCGGACGATCGCGCCTTCTCAGGACGATCGCGTCGTCGCTCGCCTCGCGCAGGAGTTGCCCAGCTTTTCTGACAAGCGTTGA
- the trxA gene encoding thioredoxin yields the protein MSALAEVSQTNFETEVLKSSQPVLVDFWAPWCGPCRMLGPIVEKVASAHADKAKFVKLNTDDNPGIAGQYQVSGIPCLILFKNGQPVDRIVGYVPENVVTSMLGKHVA from the coding sequence ATGAGTGCATTAGCAGAGGTCAGCCAAACCAACTTTGAGACCGAGGTGCTTAAGAGCAGCCAGCCCGTGCTGGTTGATTTCTGGGCCCCGTGGTGCGGGCCGTGCCGCATGCTCGGTCCGATCGTCGAAAAGGTCGCTTCCGCGCACGCCGACAAGGCGAAGTTCGTCAAGTTGAACACCGACGATAATCCCGGCATTGCGGGTCAATATCAGGTCTCGGGCATTCCTTGCCTGATCCTCTTCAAGAACGGACAGCCCGTCGATCGCATCGTCGGATACGTTCCGGAGAACGTCGTTACGTCGATGCTGGGCAAGCACGTCGCCTAA
- the gyrA gene encoding DNA gyrase subunit A has protein sequence MNNDIIAQVNVEDEMRESYLSYAMSVIASRALPDVRDGLKPVQRRILYAMREMGFEPTKQHRKSAGIIGEVLKSYHPHGDSSVYDALVRMAQDFTLRYPLVDGHGNFGSIDPDPPAAYRYTEARLARTALDVLADIDKETVPFVPNFDNQGVEPSVLPGRLPQLLVNGSSGIAVGMATNVPPHNLAEIADAIAAVIDDPEIGIDDLSNIVTGPDFPTGGTILGHEAIREAYRTGRGSITIRGKAEIVEERGKHKIVITEIPYQVYKSRIIEAVSEAYSEKRIAGIARMDDESNRKGMRVVIELQRNATPKIVLNQLFKHTPLQSSFGFNMLALVPVGKARADGSVALEPQVLNLKQLLEHFIAHRKDVIVRRTAYDLRKAQERAHLLEGYRIALDNIDEVIEIVRSSQTTDEAKQRLSQRFSLSEVQAQAIVDMRLRTLVGLERQKIEDEYAELIKTIAELQDILGSPRRIAQIVKAETLEVKKRFGDERRTGIEPAEGEISIEQITPNIDVVVTYTVGGYIKRVSVDTFRTQLRGGRGVIGISNLKREDVVRNFFVTKTHDHVLFFTNKGRVYRLRGFEIPDTTRQARGTALVNLLTLPPGEEVTAAFPIDKFEGEKYLVMVTRNGVIKKSKLSEFANVRRNGLIAINLDPTDDLLAVDLSDGSRDIILASTRGMAVHFNEKNVRPMGRQARGVKAMTLESGDTIVAMDVVEDERREVLLVTSLAFGKRTPIDEYRHTSRGGKGVKAFARQRDDIGQVLDQILVAADDQILMITSGNQVIRLKVGDIRKTGRDAKGVRLQRLGEGDEVIAITNLGKQAKQITEITGEPQQTEL, from the coding sequence TTGAACAACGATATCATAGCGCAGGTCAACGTCGAAGATGAGATGCGGGAGAGCTATCTCTCGTATGCAATGTCGGTCATCGCTTCGCGAGCACTGCCCGACGTCCGGGACGGTCTCAAGCCTGTTCAGCGGCGGATCCTCTACGCAATGCGCGAGATGGGCTTCGAACCCACCAAGCAGCACCGCAAGAGCGCCGGTATCATCGGCGAGGTGCTCAAAAGCTATCACCCCCACGGAGACAGCTCGGTCTACGATGCCCTCGTTCGCATGGCGCAGGATTTCACGCTGCGCTATCCGCTGGTCGACGGGCACGGTAATTTTGGCTCGATCGACCCGGACCCGCCGGCAGCTTACCGGTACACCGAAGCGCGCTTGGCGCGAACGGCGCTCGACGTTCTCGCCGACATCGATAAAGAGACCGTTCCGTTCGTTCCGAACTTCGATAACCAAGGCGTCGAGCCCAGCGTTTTGCCGGGACGTCTTCCGCAGCTGCTCGTCAACGGCTCCAGCGGCATCGCGGTGGGTATGGCGACCAACGTTCCGCCGCACAATCTCGCCGAAATCGCCGACGCGATCGCGGCGGTGATCGACGATCCAGAGATCGGCATCGACGATCTCAGCAATATCGTCACCGGGCCGGACTTCCCGACCGGCGGAACGATCCTCGGGCACGAGGCCATCCGGGAAGCCTACCGGACTGGGCGAGGCTCCATCACGATTCGCGGCAAGGCCGAGATCGTCGAAGAGCGCGGCAAGCACAAGATCGTCATTACCGAGATCCCCTATCAGGTCTATAAGAGCCGTATAATCGAAGCCGTCTCCGAAGCGTACTCGGAGAAGCGCATAGCGGGAATCGCGCGCATGGACGACGAGTCGAACCGCAAAGGCATGCGGGTCGTTATCGAACTGCAGCGGAACGCGACGCCAAAGATCGTGCTCAACCAGCTCTTCAAGCACACGCCGCTGCAGTCGAGCTTCGGCTTCAATATGCTCGCGCTGGTGCCCGTCGGTAAGGCTCGAGCGGACGGCTCCGTCGCGCTCGAACCCCAGGTGCTCAATCTCAAGCAGCTCCTCGAGCACTTCATCGCGCACCGCAAAGACGTCATCGTCCGGCGGACGGCGTACGATCTGCGCAAGGCGCAGGAGCGAGCGCACCTGCTGGAAGGCTACCGAATCGCGCTCGACAACATCGACGAAGTCATCGAAATCGTGCGTTCGAGCCAGACGACCGACGAGGCTAAGCAGCGTCTCTCGCAACGCTTTTCGCTCAGCGAAGTGCAGGCCCAGGCGATCGTCGACATGCGTCTGCGCACGCTGGTTGGGCTCGAGCGCCAGAAGATCGAGGACGAGTACGCCGAGCTGATCAAGACGATCGCGGAGCTGCAGGATATTCTCGGCAGCCCACGTCGCATAGCGCAAATCGTCAAGGCCGAGACGCTCGAAGTCAAGAAGCGTTTTGGCGACGAGCGCCGGACCGGCATCGAACCCGCAGAAGGCGAGATATCGATCGAGCAGATCACGCCGAACATCGACGTCGTCGTCACCTACACGGTCGGCGGATACATCAAACGCGTCTCGGTCGACACGTTTCGAACGCAGCTTCGCGGCGGCCGCGGCGTCATCGGCATATCGAACCTCAAACGCGAGGACGTCGTCAGAAACTTCTTCGTTACCAAGACGCACGACCACGTGCTGTTCTTCACCAATAAGGGTCGCGTCTATCGCTTACGAGGTTTCGAGATCCCCGATACGACGCGTCAGGCGCGGGGTACGGCGCTCGTCAATCTGCTGACGCTCCCGCCGGGGGAAGAGGTGACGGCGGCCTTTCCGATCGACAAGTTCGAGGGCGAGAAGTACCTCGTTATGGTCACCAGGAATGGCGTCATCAAGAAGTCCAAGCTCTCGGAGTTCGCCAACGTTCGCCGCAACGGGCTCATTGCGATCAACCTCGATCCGACCGACGACCTGCTGGCCGTCGACCTTTCCGACGGTTCGCGCGACATCATCCTCGCGTCGACGCGCGGGATGGCGGTTCACTTCAACGAGAAGAACGTGCGGCCGATGGGGCGCCAGGCGCGCGGCGTCAAGGCGATGACGCTCGAGAGCGGCGACACGATCGTCGCGATGGACGTCGTTGAAGACGAACGGCGCGAGGTGCTTCTGGTCACGTCGCTGGCCTTCGGCAAGCGCACGCCGATCGACGAGTACCGGCACACGTCGCGCGGCGGCAAAGGCGTCAAGGCGTTCGCCCGTCAGCGCGACGACATCGGCCAGGTCCTCGATCAGATTCTCGTGGCGGCCGACGATCAGATCCTGATGATCACCTCGGGGAACCAGGTCATCCGGCTGAAGGTCGGCGACATCCGCAAGACCGGCCGGGATGCCAAGGGCGTCCGGCTGCAGCGGCTGGGCGAGGGGGACGAGGTCATCGCGATTACCAACCTTGGCAAACAAGCCAAACAAATCACCGAGATCACCGGGGAACCGCAACAAACCGAGCTGTAG
- the rimI gene encoding ribosomal protein S18-alanine N-acetyltransferase produces the protein MKAELQQPSQQPNRFSIEPMTSRDISSVTRIERACFSTVWPSDAFYNELNTNKLAHYFVGRYDDRVVAYGGIWVIVDDSHITTLAVDPGYRRRGFGEVLLARLIDEAIDRGAAWMTLEVRESNSSAQLLYRKYGFTTVTMRTGYYTDDNESALIMWAGSLKSELYGNRLRALRAKLAR, from the coding sequence TTGAAAGCAGAACTCCAACAGCCGTCGCAACAGCCGAACCGATTCTCGATCGAACCGATGACGTCAAGGGACATTTCATCGGTTACGCGCATCGAGCGTGCCTGTTTTTCAACCGTTTGGCCGAGCGATGCGTTCTACAACGAGTTGAATACCAATAAGCTGGCGCACTATTTCGTGGGGCGCTACGACGACCGCGTCGTTGCCTACGGCGGAATCTGGGTCATCGTCGACGACTCGCACATTACGACATTGGCCGTCGATCCCGGCTATCGCCGGAGAGGCTTCGGCGAAGTGCTGCTTGCGCGGCTGATCGACGAAGCGATCGACCGCGGCGCGGCGTGGATGACGCTCGAGGTTCGTGAGAGCAACTCATCCGCTCAGCTGCTCTACCGAAAGTACGGATTTACCACGGTTACGATGCGCACCGGTTACTACACCGACGACAACGAAAGCGCACTGATCATGTGGGCCGGCAGTCTGAAGAGCGAACTCTACGGCAATCGTCTGCGCGCCCTGCGCGCCAAGCTGGCGCGATGA
- a CDS encoding APC family permease, whose protein sequence is MEPRASLRAGSLSFAEVLATSIALIGPSMTPILIAPYMYALAGNGTWLAYVFGGTMLTFVALCINQFARRSTSAGSLYHYVAEHLGRAAGAIAGWAAIWAYGFVAAAVLGAMTLFLGLLFGSTSWSAFLVVTVIALLAWQAAYRGVQVSALVMLVLEVISVTVISIVVVTVLVARGPSLDLAQLRIEGGFPGGVGLSIAFAVFSFVGFESATAFGAEARRPLVAIPRAVIGSVLFVAAFFVIATYAEIVGFAHAGKPLGAATFPMGTLAQLYGIGFLRVPIAAGALCSAFSVCLACITTAGRIAYAMASAGLFPAVLARVEPRHGTPNVAVTLVTALTLGVALAALALRVAPIDIFNNCGTLSSFGFILIYMLIAVAALVYCRKLGSMRVVDFIVSLIALGLLVLTAIWLFDSVPAPPQRWFGYYFVAYLAAGAIWFLLAGSLRVQRGGNDDQSAGDAEREKENKNPNA, encoded by the coding sequence ATGGAGCCGCGCGCATCCCTACGAGCCGGATCGCTTTCATTCGCCGAGGTGCTCGCGACCTCGATCGCCCTGATCGGGCCGAGCATGACGCCGATCCTGATCGCCCCATACATGTATGCGCTTGCCGGGAACGGTACGTGGCTTGCCTACGTCTTCGGCGGCACGATGCTGACCTTCGTCGCGCTCTGCATCAACCAATTTGCGCGGCGTTCGACCTCCGCCGGCTCGCTGTACCACTATGTGGCCGAACACTTGGGGCGCGCGGCCGGCGCAATCGCGGGCTGGGCGGCGATCTGGGCCTACGGCTTCGTGGCCGCCGCCGTACTCGGTGCGATGACGCTCTTCCTCGGCTTGCTTTTCGGCTCGACCTCGTGGTCTGCGTTTCTCGTCGTCACCGTCATCGCGCTGCTCGCGTGGCAAGCCGCGTATCGCGGAGTGCAAGTCTCCGCGCTGGTGATGCTCGTGCTCGAAGTGATCTCGGTCACGGTCATCTCGATTGTCGTCGTTACCGTGCTGGTCGCCCGGGGACCGTCGCTCGACCTCGCGCAACTGCGAATCGAGGGCGGTTTTCCGGGCGGCGTGGGACTATCGATCGCGTTTGCGGTCTTCAGCTTCGTCGGCTTTGAGAGCGCCACGGCATTCGGTGCGGAGGCCCGCCGCCCGCTCGTCGCCATACCCCGTGCGGTGATCGGAAGCGTCCTTTTCGTCGCGGCGTTTTTCGTCATCGCGACCTATGCGGAGATCGTCGGTTTCGCGCACGCCGGCAAACCGCTGGGCGCGGCGACCTTTCCGATGGGAACGCTCGCCCAGTTATACGGGATTGGATTTCTGCGCGTGCCGATTGCCGCCGGCGCGCTCTGCAGCGCCTTCTCCGTCTGTTTGGCGTGCATCACGACGGCCGGACGAATCGCCTATGCGATGGCATCGGCCGGGCTCTTCCCGGCCGTGCTGGCTCGCGTGGAGCCGCGCCACGGAACGCCCAACGTCGCGGTCACGCTTGTAACCGCGCTCACGCTGGGGGTCGCCCTGGCCGCGCTGGCCTTGCGCGTGGCGCCGATCGACATCTTCAACAACTGCGGCACGCTCAGCTCGTTTGGATTCATTCTCATCTATATGCTGATTGCCGTCGCGGCGCTCGTCTACTGCCGCAAGCTTGGATCGATGCGCGTCGTCGACTTCATCGTCTCGCTGATTGCACTGGGGCTGCTCGTGCTGACGGCGATCTGGCTCTTCGACTCCGTTCCGGCACCGCCGCAACGCTGGTTCGGATACTACTTCGTCGCGTACTTGGCGGCGGGTGCTATCTGGTTTTTGCTTGCCGGCTCACTGAGAGTGCAGCGAGGCGGTAACGACGATCAATCCGCCGGCGACGCTGAGCGCGAAAAAGAAAATAAAAATCCAAACGCCTAA
- a CDS encoding TPM domain-containing protein — protein sequence MKFPTARPGTALAILGAIWLCAAAAASAKDFVQDQAGMFSTATVAQLNMQISSFNAATGKEIVVLTVPSLGGAPLQSAAQNAFSQQSVDGVLIFVARDDRRDIIVPDRNGVQAGWFTPDVLRDIRTSMEAQFRSENYDAGITGAVSAILNIYRAHRGELNRPQPGGAGAAAPAARNTSRLGHISMFWWVIIAVIGFLLLRSVLRAVSRPRYYGGSAPPAAPPGTPPGPGYGPPPGYGYGGYGGGGSFWSGLLGGLGGAWLGNELFRGGGAGGILPGGSGQSAPDAGGSWGANDSGGWQSDAGQSDMGSASGGDWSGGGFGDSGGGGGDFGGGGGDSGGGW from the coding sequence ATGAAATTTCCCACGGCCCGGCCTGGAACCGCCCTCGCAATTCTCGGCGCGATCTGGCTGTGCGCCGCCGCTGCGGCCTCGGCTAAAGACTTCGTGCAGGACCAAGCGGGAATGTTTTCAACCGCCACCGTCGCGCAGCTCAACATGCAGATCTCCAGCTTCAACGCGGCAACCGGCAAAGAGATCGTCGTCCTCACGGTGCCGTCGCTAGGGGGCGCTCCTCTGCAGAGCGCTGCCCAGAACGCGTTCTCGCAGCAGAGCGTCGACGGCGTCCTGATCTTCGTCGCACGCGACGACCGGCGCGACATCATCGTGCCCGATCGCAATGGCGTGCAAGCCGGATGGTTCACGCCCGACGTGCTTCGCGACATCCGCACCTCGATGGAAGCGCAGTTCCGCAGTGAAAACTACGACGCCGGGATAACGGGCGCGGTAAGCGCCATCCTCAACATCTACCGCGCGCACCGCGGCGAGCTCAACCGGCCGCAGCCCGGTGGAGCCGGTGCTGCGGCGCCCGCTGCGCGCAACACTTCACGATTGGGGCATATATCGATGTTTTGGTGGGTCATCATCGCAGTTATCGGGTTTCTGCTTCTGCGTTCGGTACTGCGCGCGGTGTCGCGCCCGCGTTACTATGGAGGAAGCGCACCGCCCGCAGCGCCGCCCGGGACACCTCCGGGCCCGGGCTACGGGCCGCCGCCTGGTTATGGGTATGGGGGCTACGGCGGCGGCGGCAGCTTCTGGAGCGGACTGTTGGGCGGTCTAGGCGGAGCCTGGCTCGGTAACGAGCTCTTCCGCGGGGGCGGCGCCGGTGGAATCCTCCCCGGCGGATCCGGACAGAGCGCCCCCGATGCCGGCGGGAGCTGGGGCGCCAACGATTCCGGCGGCTGGCAGAGCGACGCGGGCCAATCCGACATGGGCAGCGCCAGCGGCGGCGACTGGAGCGGCGGCGGCTTCGGCGACTCCGGCGGCGGCGGTGGCGATTTCGGTGGGGGAGGCGGAGACAGCGGCGGAGGATGGTAG
- the yqeK gene encoding bis(5'-nucleosyl)-tetraphosphatase (symmetrical) YqeK, with product MTASYAELSRRLRRHLGQQQRFAHSVRVARCAELLAQRHGADTGKARLAGLLHDLARLYSPGRLLAESQERGLSIGDAERANPMLLHAKLGAEIARERFGVDDAEVLSAIEKHTTGAANMSALDCIVYLADSLEPGRSFEPRAALWQLARSDLASAMRAVLLGAIEHNVRKGQATLPATLAAAERFGLAIAGGAPAEIRASAS from the coding sequence ATGACCGCCTCGTATGCCGAACTCTCGCGGCGTCTGCGACGGCATCTGGGGCAACAGCAGCGTTTCGCGCACAGCGTGCGCGTCGCGCGCTGCGCCGAGCTCCTCGCGCAACGGCACGGCGCCGATACGGGGAAAGCGCGGCTGGCCGGGCTGCTGCACGACCTCGCGCGTCTGTATTCGCCTGGACGCCTTTTGGCAGAGTCGCAGGAGCGCGGACTCTCGATCGGCGACGCCGAACGCGCGAATCCGATGCTGCTCCACGCGAAGCTCGGGGCCGAGATTGCGCGCGAGCGGTTCGGGGTAGACGACGCAGAGGTGCTCTCCGCGATCGAAAAACACACCACCGGCGCGGCGAATATGTCGGCGCTGGATTGCATCGTTTACCTCGCCGACTCGCTCGAACCAGGGCGCTCGTTCGAACCGCGGGCGGCGCTGTGGCAGCTCGCGCGCAGCGACCTCGCATCGGCGATGCGTGCCGTGCTGCTCGGCGCCATCGAGCACAATGTCCGCAAGGGCCAGGCGACGCTGCCGGCGACGCTCGCTGCGGCCGAGCGCTTCGGCCTGGCGATTGCCGGCGGCGCGCCCGCGGAGATACGCGCATCAGCGAGTTAA
- the tsaE gene encoding tRNA (adenosine(37)-N6)-threonylcarbamoyltransferase complex ATPase subunit type 1 TsaE, translating to MHLTLHDEEETRAFGQRLAPRLRAGDVVALSGPLGSGKTTLVRAIVRALVGSDPSSSPTFTFWHRYGGDPPIDHIDLFRIEDPRETVELGLEEAFDGASIVLVEWWRNAPDLIPQRRYEIEMEGAGSEPRRLVLRDLR from the coding sequence TTGCACTTGACTCTTCACGACGAAGAGGAGACCCGCGCGTTTGGCCAGAGGCTTGCACCGCGCCTTCGAGCCGGCGACGTCGTCGCGCTTTCCGGCCCGCTCGGGTCGGGCAAAACGACGCTCGTTCGAGCGATCGTACGAGCGCTCGTGGGCTCCGATCCGTCGTCTAGCCCGACGTTTACCTTTTGGCATCGCTACGGCGGAGATCCGCCCATCGACCACATCGATCTCTTTCGCATCGAGGACCCGCGCGAAACCGTAGAGCTGGGACTCGAAGAGGCGTTCGACGGCGCTTCGATCGTCCTCGTAGAGTGGTGGCGCAACGCGCCCGACCTGATTCCGCAGCGCCGGTATGAGATCGAGATGGAAGGCGCCGGCAGCGAGCCTCGCCGGCTCGTGCTTCGCGACCTGCGATGA